Proteins found in one Helicobacter sp. NHP19-003 genomic segment:
- a CDS encoding beta strand repeat-containing protein, whose translation MRKPSKLSLKISHAIARRIKANQAQRAGVFVFKEAPKIVPRQSSCTSKVLSKGAFVVGAMASYNGLAAYDLGNQTHIVGYMWDHRNGEFYYGGGGYYCGSYWCNDAASLTSNKDGDYLLSQLTWKGGSLNIGLNNATLNVGTQGSNTFTNYYDTATFNDTINARNINLAQTLNLERDTNLSISASQNINANNATLNSNGYTLALKGQNGNFNDTSLNGGSAINIDVSNLTLNNVSFNDANTSVTNTGSLNIQNTITLTHNSPLTKLASTITLSPSAIFNITQDLSNVSQTGGSSYSVLNTTGNINTSSYGKALWNLIRYHNQSASLYSGDGASEIQSNGETIYHVAFNEGGKQYTFGEAFGPKSISIFSLQPTNVWGTGVLPLNGSHDFSVGPGGVAYINPNAANPTNGYKILNTNANAGPASFGVNIKGSDSTLILGNDTANPINWQTSKAAISIGGDTHTAGTIKGAFSAYNIYMTNTLQTGNNLAPNAHNILTAQYGGHGTTITFNASNNLTMDDLRYWERIAGDEQSSATFNATNNINVSNSTFIDNTRSISAIIGGDMKFSAQNTTFNNSRFSGDQNQISLTGTQKLTLTDTQINNGMSTVSLNAGTLNMDCDGKNGSCVPNFSKTPPFGASGFSGINAEHLLVNAQTATFSNTTLNIDPVSGANAAFSTNNLTFNNTTFSGDNTFSFKAYNKGGQVTTFEGTTTLDTAQSNQALSPFATALSGQVILGSNAVFNIQNTLNNPAKTYTILDTQNAIQASSQDYLNTYAGRLWQLIHYQGQSASSAQQVTGAFIFNNQVYNIPTADKAYMVSFGTARFLETFGNNRMALQYVSQAADVWQSVYPMQNEPNVPQSYNVGVNGVAFIDPAHNHSDPGYNPGDNSLSANSQVSGGATDTTIVGNNATLVIGNDQLQAIGLKAQRASVNLDPSEKTGNSSSTTLSAPNVLLTNDLNIGSNKGGSGDLNISAQNTMTMDGLDFNATGSQQTNQNTFTGTQSLNIQNSNLNANGGALSLNSQNIQLNHANLTGQSGATITLNASSQSSNTPTQINAANTDFKDSGGSVKLNAQNITLGTSTQGTLYDKSVSGAARGAVRFSGNNTAISIAATGALDVANTSFNEQNGGSISLSSGQNLTIGPTLTFSGNATHITLNTANTLNITGQAGQEGFNDTNGAIQLQGQNIKLNAATFAGSGNSVKILGAGGVGPLTA comes from the coding sequence ATGAGAAAACCTAGTAAACTTTCCCTGAAAATCAGCCATGCCATCGCTAGGCGCATTAAGGCAAACCAAGCCCAGCGCGCCGGCGTTTTTGTCTTCAAAGAAGCCCCTAAGATTGTCCCACGCCAAAGCTCGTGCACTTCTAAAGTGCTCTCTAAAGGGGCGTTTGTGGTGGGGGCTATGGCTTCTTACAATGGGCTAGCAGCCTATGATTTAGGCAACCAAACACACATCGTGGGCTATATGTGGGATCACCGCAACGGCGAATTTTACTATGGCGGTGGCGGCTATTATTGTGGCAGCTATTGGTGTAACGATGCTGCAAGCCTCACAAGCAATAAAGATGGGGATTATCTGCTCTCACAGCTCACATGGAAAGGGGGTAGTTTAAACATTGGGCTTAACAACGCCACTTTAAATGTGGGGACTCAAGGGAGCAACACCTTTACAAATTATTACGACACGGCGACCTTTAACGACACCATCAACGCCCGCAACATCAATTTAGCCCAAACTTTAAACCTTGAAAGGGATACAAATTTAAGCATCAGTGCCAGCCAAAACATCAATGCCAACAACGCCACGCTTAATTCAAATGGTTACACTCTAGCACTCAAGGGGCAAAATGGCAACTTTAACGACACTTCCTTAAATGGGGGTAGTGCGATCAACATTGATGTTAGCAATCTCACCCTCAACAATGTGTCTTTCAACGATGCCAACACCAGTGTTACTAACACCGGTAGCCTTAACATCCAAAACACCATCACTTTGACCCATAATTCGCCTCTAACCAAACTCGCCAGCACCATCACCCTAAGCCCTAGCGCGATTTTTAACATCACGCAGGATTTAAGCAATGTCAGCCAAACGGGGGGGTCTTCTTATAGTGTCCTCAACACCACAGGAAATATCAACACCTCAAGCTATGGCAAAGCTCTGTGGAATCTCATCCGCTATCACAATCAAAGTGCCTCTCTTTATAGTGGCGATGGGGCCAGTGAAATCCAAAGCAATGGGGAAACGATTTACCATGTCGCTTTCAACGAGGGGGGCAAACAATACACCTTTGGCGAAGCCTTTGGCCCTAAGTCCATCTCGATTTTCTCGCTCCAACCCACCAATGTTTGGGGCACGGGGGTTTTGCCCCTCAATGGCTCCCACGATTTTTCTGTAGGCCCGGGCGGTGTCGCCTACATCAACCCCAATGCAGCCAACCCCACCAATGGCTATAAAATCCTAAACACAAACGCCAATGCGGGGCCTGCGTCCTTTGGGGTCAATATTAAGGGCAGCGATTCCACCTTGATTTTAGGCAACGACACTGCAAATCCCATAAATTGGCAGACCAGCAAAGCGGCGATTTCTATCGGCGGGGACACACACACGGCGGGCACAATCAAGGGAGCGTTTAGTGCCTACAATATTTACATGACCAACACCCTCCAAACGGGCAACAATCTTGCCCCAAATGCCCATAATATCCTCACTGCTCAATACGGCGGGCATGGGACGACTATCACTTTCAATGCCTCTAACAACCTCACTATGGACGATCTGCGCTATTGGGAGCGTATCGCTGGCGATGAGCAATCCTCTGCCACCTTTAATGCCACAAATAACATCAATGTCAGCAACTCCACTTTTATCGACAACACGAGAAGCATTAGTGCCATCATCGGTGGAGACATGAAGTTTAGTGCGCAAAACACCACCTTTAACAACAGCCGATTTAGCGGAGATCAAAACCAAATCAGTTTGACCGGCACACAAAAGCTCACCCTCACAGACACCCAAATCAACAATGGGATGTCTACCGTTAGTCTAAATGCCGGCACGCTCAACATGGATTGCGATGGCAAAAATGGTAGCTGTGTCCCAAACTTTAGTAAAACCCCCCCTTTTGGGGCCAGTGGCTTTAGCGGCATCAATGCCGAACACCTATTAGTCAACGCCCAAACGGCCACCTTTAGCAACACCACGCTCAACATAGACCCTGTGAGCGGGGCAAATGCCGCCTTTTCAACCAACAATTTGACCTTCAACAACACCACCTTTAGCGGGGACAACACTTTTAGCTTCAAGGCTTACAACAAGGGGGGGCAAGTAACCACTTTTGAAGGCACCACGACCCTAGACACCGCGCAGAGCAACCAAGCCCTAAGCCCCTTTGCCACCGCTTTAAGCGGGCAGGTCATTTTAGGCTCTAATGCGGTGTTTAACATCCAAAACACGCTCAACAACCCCGCCAAAACATACACGATCCTAGACACACAAAACGCCATCCAAGCTAGTAGTCAAGACTATTTAAACACCTACGCCGGGCGTTTGTGGCAACTCATCCACTACCAAGGGCAGAGTGCGAGCAGCGCACAGCAAGTAACAGGTGCGTTCATCTTCAACAACCAAGTTTACAACATCCCCACAGCCGACAAGGCTTACATGGTGAGCTTTGGCACAGCGCGCTTTTTAGAAACCTTTGGCAACAACCGCATGGCCTTGCAATATGTGTCGCAAGCCGCCGATGTGTGGCAGTCGGTTTATCCCATGCAAAACGAACCTAATGTCCCCCAAAGTTACAATGTGGGGGTCAATGGTGTGGCCTTCATTGACCCCGCCCACAACCACAGCGACCCGGGCTACAACCCAGGCGACAATTCTTTAAGTGCCAATTCTCAAGTGAGCGGCGGGGCGACTGACACCACCATCGTTGGCAACAACGCGACCTTAGTCATCGGCAACGACCAGCTACAGGCCATCGGCTTGAAAGCCCAGCGCGCCAGCGTCAATTTAGACCCCAGCGAAAAGACCGGCAACAGCTCCAGCACCACCCTAAGTGCCCCCAATGTCCTACTCACCAATGATTTAAACATCGGCTCTAACAAAGGCGGTTCGGGCGATTTAAACATTAGTGCCCAAAACACGATGACCATGGATGGCCTAGATTTTAACGCCACAGGTTCGCAGCAAACCAACCAAAACACCTTCACAGGGACGCAAAGCCTAAACATCCAAAACTCCAACTTAAACGCCAATGGCGGGGCTCTCTCTTTAAACTCTCAAAACATCCAGCTCAACCACGCCAACCTCACTGGCCAAAGCGGTGCCACAATCACGCTCAATGCCTCCAGCCAAAGCTCCAATACCCCTACACAAATCAATGCCGCGAACACGGACTTTAAGGACAGCGGGGGCTCTGTTAAGTTAAACGCCCAAAACATCACCCTAGGCACGAGCACACAGGGCACGCTTTATGATAAAAGCGTGAGCGGCGCGGCGCGCGGCGCGGTGCGCTTTAGCGGCAACAATACGGCCATTTCTATTGCGGCCACAGGGGCGCTGGATGTGGCCAACACCAGCTTTAACGAGCAAAACGGGGGGTCTATCAGCCTAAGCAGTGGGCAAAACCTCACCATTGGTCCCACCCTCACCTTCAGCGGCAACGCGACACACATCACCCTCAACACCGCCAACACCCTAAACATCACGGGCCAAGCCGGGCAAGAGGGCTTTAACGACACAAACGGGGCAATCCAATTACAAGGCCAAAACATTAAGCTCAACGCCGCCACTTTTGCGGGCAGCGGCAACTCTGTGAAAATCCTAGGGGCGGGGGGAGTGGGGCCGCTAACAGCTTAA